A part of Desulfobacter sp. genomic DNA contains:
- the mtaB gene encoding tRNA (N(6)-L-threonylcarbamoyladenosine(37)-C(2))-methylthiotransferase MtaB gives MNRKTFYIETLGCKVNKYESDGIAAGLEDRGLVRGKKGCKADICIINTCAVTSKAGMQSRQAIRRLIRENPGAKIMVTGCHAQTDPEVVGEIKEIDEIICHRDKDKIAKCIAGNCENESHPFRFKKTDHSKNASFIGFDKPVCGSMTRAYLKIQDGCHQFCTYCIIPYARGASVSMPEAQVFSHLKGLAAKGFNEVIITGIHTGLYGQDLTPPTTLSALVREMDEKKAAGRIRISSIEPNEITPDLIELAGPGRILCDHFHIPLQSGDNGVLQRMKRPYTTEEFQQVVQDIHSALPHAGIGLDVIIGFPGETDKQFENTYELIASLPVSYLHVFPFSPRKGTPAFHFTPKVDGMVIKERAARMRKLDREKREAFIKKQMGRPLQGLVQHQEDRETGMLKAVTANYLTVLIEGDATLKGKLVDLSVSRCDDRLTLWGDII, from the coding sequence ATGAATAGAAAGACCTTTTATATAGAAACCCTGGGCTGCAAGGTCAACAAATATGAGAGCGACGGCATTGCCGCCGGTCTTGAAGACCGAGGGCTCGTCCGGGGAAAAAAGGGATGCAAAGCGGACATCTGCATCATCAACACCTGTGCCGTGACCTCCAAGGCCGGCATGCAGTCCAGGCAGGCCATCCGCCGGCTCATCCGGGAGAACCCCGGTGCAAAAATCATGGTTACCGGCTGCCATGCCCAGACCGACCCCGAAGTGGTGGGAGAAATCAAGGAGATCGATGAAATCATCTGCCACAGGGATAAAGACAAAATTGCAAAATGCATCGCGGGGAACTGTGAAAACGAATCCCATCCCTTTCGTTTCAAAAAAACGGACCACAGTAAGAATGCAAGCTTCATCGGCTTTGATAAACCCGTTTGCGGAAGCATGACCCGGGCCTATTTAAAAATTCAGGACGGGTGCCACCAGTTCTGCACCTATTGCATTATCCCCTATGCCCGGGGCGCCTCGGTTTCCATGCCCGAAGCCCAGGTATTCAGCCACCTGAAAGGCCTGGCCGCCAAGGGGTTCAACGAAGTTATCATCACCGGCATCCACACCGGACTCTACGGACAGGATCTCACGCCTCCCACCACCCTCTCCGCCCTGGTCCGGGAGATGGACGAAAAAAAAGCCGCGGGCCGGATCAGAATTTCATCCATAGAACCCAACGAAATCACCCCGGACCTCATTGAACTGGCCGGGCCCGGCCGCATTCTCTGCGACCACTTCCACATTCCCCTGCAGTCCGGGGACAACGGGGTGCTCCAACGAATGAAGCGGCCCTATACCACAGAAGAATTCCAACAGGTGGTCCAGGACATCCACTCGGCCCTGCCCCACGCCGGCATCGGCCTGGATGTCATCATCGGCTTCCCCGGCGAGACGGATAAGCAGTTTGAAAACACCTATGAACTCATAGCCTCCCTGCCCGTCTCCTACCTGCATGTCTTCCCCTTCTCCCCGAGAAAGGGCACCCCGGCCTTCCATTTCACCCCAAAGGTGGACGGTATGGTCATAAAGGAGCGTGCGGCGCGCATGCGGAAACTGGACAGGGAAAAGCGGGAGGCCTTTATAAAGAAGCAGATGGGCCGCCCCCTCCAGGGACTGGTACAGCACCAGGAAGACAGGGAAACCGGCATGCTGAAGGCCGTGACGGCCAATTACCTCACGGTGCTCATTGAAGGGGATGCCACCCTGAAAGGGAAATTGGTGGATCTGAGCGTCAGCCGTTGCGATGACCGGCTGACACTATGGGGAGATATAATTTAA
- a CDS encoding TerB family tellurite resistance protein yields the protein MSWLGKMIGGTLGFALGGPIGAVAGAAFGHTFVDKKEDEYLKSIPGREGPGLSSNEEAQLVFFTGAFSMLAKISKVDGRVSEKEIQAVERFMAVDLQLDASGRETAKNIFRQAISSPEPFEAFARQFYAVFRSQPNIIDLMMDVLVRVSAADGSISSGEEGLLLSAVRIFQYSQADYDRLKSRYVKAADPYYAVLKCDENATNEEIKKQYRTLVQEYHPDKIEAKGLPEEFVKFANDKFSEIQNAYEQIRKARGF from the coding sequence ATGAGCTGGCTGGGAAAAATGATCGGCGGGACCCTGGGGTTTGCCCTGGGCGGCCCCATCGGTGCAGTGGCAGGGGCGGCCTTCGGCCATACCTTTGTGGATAAAAAGGAAGACGAATATCTCAAATCCATACCGGGCCGGGAGGGCCCAGGACTCTCTTCCAACGAAGAAGCCCAGCTCGTCTTTTTTACAGGGGCCTTTTCAATGCTGGCCAAAATATCCAAGGTGGACGGCCGGGTCAGTGAAAAGGAAATTCAGGCAGTGGAGCGGTTCATGGCCGTGGACCTGCAGTTGGATGCCTCGGGCCGGGAAACCGCCAAGAATATTTTCAGGCAGGCCATCTCGTCCCCGGAGCCCTTTGAGGCCTTTGCCCGCCAGTTTTATGCGGTGTTCAGGTCCCAGCCCAATATCATCGACCTGATGATGGATGTGCTGGTCCGGGTATCCGCCGCTGACGGTTCCATTTCCTCCGGCGAAGAGGGGCTGCTTTTATCCGCCGTCCGGATTTTCCAGTATTCCCAGGCCGATTATGACCGGCTCAAATCCCGGTATGTAAAAGCGGCAGATCCCTATTACGCCGTACTCAAATGTGATGAAAATGCCACCAACGAAGAGATAAAAAAACAGTACCGCACCCTTGTCCAGGAATACCACCCGGACAAGATTGAGGCCAAAGGGCTTCCCGAAGAGTTCGTGAAATTTGCCAATGATAAGTTTTCAGAAATCCAGAACGCCTACGAACAGATCAGAAAAGCCCGCGGATTTTAA
- a CDS encoding BON domain-containing protein, with protein MPAWWLAGILLLAAGCASAPPKGSPVYYNRAPEETPRSVFTAAEDTLILARIKSKLFSDDLVDQDDIDIRVRHGVVILEGNARDIYHRRMIMDLIQTVDGVVRIENRMALIHSGTTFATSESVTRDRIQMALLGDPELGPYPVRVTATRDEVILTGSVGSQVLKQKAAAIAKGFAGDRRVVNQLVSSN; from the coding sequence TTGCCGGCCTGGTGGCTTGCGGGAATACTGCTCCTCGCCGCCGGCTGCGCATCCGCCCCCCCCAAAGGGTCGCCGGTATATTATAACAGGGCGCCTGAAGAAACGCCGCGCTCGGTATTTACGGCAGCAGAGGATACACTGATCCTGGCGAGAATCAAATCCAAACTCTTTTCCGACGATCTGGTGGACCAGGACGATATCGATATCAGGGTGAGGCACGGGGTGGTTATTCTGGAGGGCAATGCACGGGATATTTACCACCGCCGGATGATCATGGATCTGATACAGACCGTTGACGGGGTGGTCCGGATTGAAAACCGCATGGCCCTCATCCACAGCGGCACCACCTTTGCCACTTCGGAATCCGTCACCAGGGACAGAATACAAATGGCATTGCTCGGTGACCCGGAGCTGGGCCCCTACCCCGTCCGGGTGACGGCCACTCGGGATGAGGTGATCCTCACGGGCAGCGTGGGCTCCCAGGTGCTCAAACAAAAAGCGGCCGCCATTGCAAAGGGATTTGCAGGCGACCGCCGGGTCGTCAATCAGCTTGTGAGTTCAAACTAG
- the dnaE gene encoding DNA polymerase III subunit alpha, which translates to MSDTPSPFCHLHLHTEYSLLDGAIRLDSLLNRAKEYRMDAVAMTDHGTMFGVAEFYEKAHKAGIKPILGCEVYVAPRTLNDRTQLDKKGLNHLVLLAKDHNGYKNLCKMVSIAQLKGFYYKPRIDRDLLAENSGGLIALSACLKGDIPQAILAGDMERAEERARFYQKTMGEGNFFLEVQENGMDIQHQVNEGLLDISKRLSIPMVATNDCHYLSKGDAKAHEILLCIQTGDTYDNPKRFRFDSDELYFKSPEEMQNTLGHFPDAISNTRLIAEQCNVEWGDKSYHFPVFSREEGVSEAQLFERLARKGFEERLAKIKKNNPDIDEKVYRDRIDYEIGIILDMGFPGYFLIVADFIEHSRSIGVPVGPGRGSAAGSMVAYAMGITALDPIEHGLIFERFLNPARISMPDIDVDFCIEGRDKVYQYTIDRYGGPDYVCQIITFGKLKAKAVIRDVGRALGIPLSEVDEIAKMIPDMSKNLAKAIEEVPAILDKCNETPEKTQLLEIARLLEGLPRHASTHAAGVVVSDKPLYEYLPLFRGKEGETITQFDMTYTEKQGLVKFDFLGLRNLTVIKNCIGLIEKQGREAPDLLHLDPEDKKTFELLQSSDTTGVFQLESSGMKELISRLKPASFSDIVALVALYRPGPLDSGMADSYVERKHGREPVEYLFPELEQVLDETYGVILYQEQVMKIGGVLANYSMADADGLRKAMGKKIAAMMEEHRNLFMKGAQENGHDPKKAAELFDLMEKFGGYGFNKSHSAAYALISFQTAYLKANFPVEFIAALMTSERSNSDAVLKYMDECRAHDIKVLPPDVNQSDVFFTVDDGCIRFGMAAVKGVGDAIIEVIVKIREKEGRFESIYDFCERVSGANKKVLEALIKCGAFDSTGDKRSQMMAVLEEALEHGHRIQREKADAQLDLFADSGMGVALPMAVPKMPHLEEWEDNELLELEKDALGFYITGHPMDKYGEIIKKYASVNTTTLQDVANERMIRIGGTLKVLKIHKTKKGDMMAFCAIEDQAATVEVVVFPKLYAKVHTLLSEEQIVILEAEVQKTENTVKLLGEKIVPIEQAETEWTSGIVIEVDAEKNGMEIFEQLKPVIERYPGDCVSLFKIRIDENHPPVMVKLGDEYRADAHPEFFREVQALLGENSIETRCAPVKDKEKKKKRWQKKKSA; encoded by the coding sequence ATGAGCGATACCCCCTCCCCCTTTTGTCATCTGCACCTGCACACCGAGTATTCTCTTCTGGACGGGGCCATCCGCCTGGATTCCCTGCTGAACAGGGCCAAGGAATACAGAATGGACGCCGTGGCCATGACCGACCACGGCACCATGTTCGGTGTGGCCGAGTTTTATGAAAAGGCCCATAAGGCCGGAATAAAGCCGATTCTGGGATGCGAGGTCTATGTGGCCCCGCGGACCCTGAACGACCGGACACAGCTCGATAAAAAAGGGCTGAACCATCTGGTTCTCCTGGCCAAGGACCATAACGGCTACAAAAACCTGTGCAAGATGGTTTCCATCGCCCAGCTCAAGGGGTTCTACTACAAACCCCGTATCGACCGGGATCTTCTGGCCGAAAACAGCGGCGGTCTCATCGCTCTTTCCGCCTGCCTAAAGGGGGACATCCCCCAGGCCATCCTGGCCGGTGACATGGAAAGGGCCGAAGAACGGGCCCGGTTTTACCAGAAAACCATGGGGGAGGGGAATTTTTTCCTGGAAGTCCAGGAAAACGGGATGGATATCCAGCACCAGGTCAACGAGGGGCTGCTGGATATCTCCAAACGGCTTTCCATACCCATGGTGGCCACCAATGACTGTCACTACCTGTCCAAGGGGGATGCCAAGGCCCACGAGATTCTGCTCTGCATCCAGACCGGGGATACCTACGATAACCCCAAGCGGTTCCGGTTCGATTCCGACGAGTTGTATTTCAAATCCCCCGAGGAGATGCAGAATACTCTGGGCCATTTCCCCGATGCCATTTCCAATACCCGGCTCATCGCAGAGCAGTGTAATGTGGAATGGGGGGACAAAAGTTACCATTTCCCGGTCTTTTCCAGGGAAGAGGGGGTATCAGAGGCCCAGCTCTTTGAGCGCCTGGCCAGGAAAGGCTTTGAGGAACGGCTGGCAAAGATCAAGAAGAATAATCCTGATATTGATGAAAAGGTCTACCGGGACCGTATTGATTACGAGATCGGCATTATTCTGGATATGGGCTTCCCCGGTTATTTCCTCATTGTGGCGGATTTTATTGAGCATTCCAGGAGCATCGGGGTGCCGGTGGGACCGGGCAGGGGGTCTGCGGCCGGTTCCATGGTGGCCTATGCCATGGGCATCACGGCCCTGGATCCCATTGAGCACGGTCTCATCTTTGAAAGATTTTTGAATCCGGCCCGTATCTCCATGCCGGATATCGACGTGGATTTCTGCATTGAAGGCCGGGACAAGGTTTACCAGTACACCATTGACCGGTACGGTGGGCCGGACTATGTCTGCCAGATCATTACCTTTGGAAAGCTAAAGGCCAAGGCCGTGATCCGGGACGTGGGCCGGGCCCTGGGCATCCCCCTTTCCGAGGTGGACGAAATTGCCAAAATGATTCCGGATATGTCCAAGAACCTGGCCAAGGCCATTGAAGAGGTGCCGGCCATCCTGGACAAATGCAACGAAACCCCTGAAAAGACCCAGCTACTGGAAATTGCCCGGCTTCTGGAAGGGCTGCCCCGCCATGCCTCCACCCATGCGGCCGGTGTTGTGGTTTCGGACAAGCCCCTCTATGAATACCTTCCCTTGTTCCGGGGCAAGGAAGGGGAGACCATCACCCAGTTTGACATGACCTACACGGAAAAGCAGGGTCTGGTCAAATTTGACTTTTTGGGCCTGCGGAACCTCACGGTCATCAAGAACTGCATCGGCCTCATTGAAAAACAGGGCAGGGAAGCACCGGATCTGCTCCACCTGGATCCAGAGGATAAAAAGACCTTTGAACTGCTCCAGAGTTCGGATACCACCGGGGTGTTCCAGCTGGAAAGTTCAGGCATGAAGGAGCTGATCTCCCGGCTCAAACCCGCCAGCTTTTCCGATATTGTGGCCCTGGTGGCCCTCTACCGCCCCGGCCCCCTTGATTCGGGCATGGCCGATTCCTACGTGGAAAGAAAGCACGGCAGGGAACCGGTTGAATATCTTTTCCCGGAGTTGGAACAGGTGCTGGACGAAACCTACGGGGTCATCCTCTACCAGGAACAGGTCATGAAAATCGGCGGTGTCCTCGCCAATTATTCCATGGCCGATGCAGACGGCCTGAGAAAGGCCATGGGCAAGAAAATCGCCGCCATGATGGAGGAACACCGGAACCTGTTCATGAAAGGGGCCCAGGAAAACGGCCATGACCCCAAAAAGGCGGCCGAACTTTTTGACCTCATGGAAAAATTCGGCGGCTACGGGTTCAATAAATCCCATTCGGCAGCCTATGCGCTGATTTCGTTTCAGACCGCTTATCTCAAGGCCAATTTCCCGGTGGAATTTATTGCGGCGCTGATGACCTCGGAGCGGAGCAACTCCGATGCCGTACTCAAATATATGGATGAGTGCCGGGCCCACGATATCAAAGTACTGCCCCCGGATGTGAACCAGAGTGATGTCTTTTTCACCGTGGACGACGGCTGCATCCGTTTCGGTATGGCTGCGGTAAAGGGGGTGGGGGACGCCATCATTGAAGTCATTGTAAAGATCCGGGAAAAGGAAGGCCGTTTCGAGAGCATATACGATTTTTGCGAACGGGTGAGCGGCGCCAATAAAAAGGTATTGGAAGCCCTGATCAAATGCGGTGCCTTTGACTCCACCGGGGACAAGCGGAGCCAGATGATGGCCGTACTGGAAGAGGCCCTGGAGCACGGACACCGGATACAGAGGGAAAAGGCCGATGCCCAGCTGGACCTCTTTGCCGACTCCGGCATGGGGGTGGCCCTGCCCATGGCCGTGCCGAAGATGCCCCACCTGGAAGAATGGGAAGACAATGAACTGCTGGAACTTGAAAAGGATGCCCTTGGATTCTATATCACCGGCCATCCCATGGACAAGTATGGGGAGATCATCAAAAAGTACGCCAGCGTAAACACCACCACCCTCCAGGATGTGGCCAACGAGCGCATGATCCGCATCGGCGGCACCCTTAAGGTGCTCAAGATCCACAAGACCAAAAAAGGGGATATGATGGCTTTCTGCGCCATAGAGGACCAGGCTGCCACGGTGGAGGTGGTGGTCTTTCCCAAGCTCTATGCCAAGGTCCATACCCTTTTGTCCGAGGAGCAGATCGTCATCCTTGAAGCCGAAGTCCAGAAGACTGAAAATACGGTGAAACTTCTGGGGGAGAAAATCGTTCCCATTGAACAGGCCGAGACCGAATGGACATCGGGCATCGTCATTGAGGTGGATGCAGAGAAAAACGGCATGGAGATTTTTGAACAGCTAAAACCGGTGATCGAACGCTATCCCGGTGACTGTGTGTCCCTGTTTAAAATCAGGATAGATGAAAACCACCCCCCTGTCATGGTGAAATTGGGGGATGAATACCGGGCCGATGCCCACCCTGAATTTTTTAGGGAAGTCCAGGCCCTGCTGGGTGAGAATTCCATAGAAACCCGGTGTGCTCCGGTCAAGGACAAGGAAAAGAAAAAGAAGCGGTGGCAGAAGAAAAAATCGGCCTGA
- the guaB gene encoding IMP dehydrogenase, translating to MSIVLPQEGLSFDDVLLVPDYSAILPDEVTTRTRLTKELELNIPIVSAAMDTVTEALTAIAMARAGGMGFIHRNLSIEEQAVEVDRVKKSESGMIVDPVTVHPDATIQEVLNVMAKYRISGIPVVDGEKLVGIVTNRDLRFETQMDKPTREVMTSENLVTVPEKCSLEESKIMLHKHRIEKLLVVDPQGTLKGLITIKDIEKIRKYPNACKDSLGRLRAGAAIGVGSDMMERVEALVTAGADALVIDTSHGHSKNVIDAVQRIKAAFPSSQVVAGNVATEGGAKALIDAGVDAVKIGIGPGSICTTRIVAGVGVPQLTAVTNCAEISKKTGVPIIADGGIKFSGDIAKALGAGADSVMLGSLLAGTRESPGEIVIYQGRSYKAYRGMGSVEAMKKGSSDRYYQKDTGEDEELVPEGIVGRIPYRGTVRENIVQMLGGLKAGMGYLGAATIEELHEKARFVKISSAGLRESHVHDVVITKEAPNYRVESN from the coding sequence ATGTCCATTGTATTACCCCAAGAGGGACTCTCATTTGACGATGTCCTGCTAGTCCCCGATTATTCAGCCATCCTCCCCGATGAGGTGACCACCCGAACCCGGCTGACCAAAGAACTTGAACTCAATATCCCCATCGTCAGTGCGGCCATGGATACGGTTACCGAGGCGCTGACCGCCATTGCCATGGCCCGGGCCGGCGGCATGGGCTTTATCCACCGGAACCTGAGCATTGAAGAGCAGGCCGTTGAGGTTGACCGGGTGAAAAAAAGCGAAAGCGGAATGATTGTGGACCCTGTGACCGTCCATCCCGACGCCACCATTCAGGAGGTCCTCAATGTAATGGCCAAGTACCGGATTTCGGGAATTCCCGTGGTGGACGGTGAAAAGCTTGTGGGCATCGTCACCAACCGGGACCTGAGGTTTGAAACCCAGATGGACAAACCGACCAGGGAGGTCATGACCAGCGAAAATCTGGTCACCGTGCCTGAAAAATGCAGCTTGGAAGAATCCAAGATCATGCTGCACAAGCACAGAATTGAAAAGCTTCTTGTCGTGGACCCCCAGGGAACACTCAAGGGGCTGATCACCATCAAAGACATTGAGAAAATTCGTAAGTACCCCAATGCCTGTAAAGACTCTTTGGGACGCCTCAGGGCCGGTGCAGCCATCGGCGTGGGATCGGACATGATGGAACGGGTGGAGGCTCTGGTCACCGCCGGTGCAGATGCCTTGGTCATCGACACCTCCCATGGCCATTCCAAGAACGTCATTGATGCGGTTCAGCGTATCAAAGCGGCTTTCCCCTCTTCACAGGTGGTTGCCGGGAACGTGGCCACTGAAGGCGGTGCCAAGGCCCTCATTGATGCGGGCGTGGATGCCGTGAAGATCGGTATCGGCCCCGGTTCCATCTGTACCACCCGTATCGTGGCCGGCGTGGGGGTTCCCCAGCTCACCGCCGTAACAAACTGCGCAGAAATTTCCAAGAAAACCGGCGTCCCCATCATTGCCGACGGCGGCATCAAATTCTCCGGCGACATTGCCAAAGCACTGGGCGCAGGGGCGGACTCCGTCATGCTGGGCAGCCTGCTGGCAGGCACCCGGGAAAGCCCGGGGGAAATCGTCATCTACCAGGGCCGCTCTTATAAGGCCTACCGCGGCATGGGGTCTGTTGAAGCCATGAAAAAAGGCAGTTCCGACCGCTACTACCAGAAAGATACCGGTGAAGACGAAGAACTGGTACCCGAAGGTATCGTTGGCCGTATCCCCTACCGTGGCACCGTCAGGGAAAACATTGTCCAGATGCTCGGCGGCCTCAAGGCCGGCATGGGGTACCTGGGCGCCGCCACCATTGAGGAGCTCCATGAAAAGGCCCGGTTCGTGAAAATTTCATCCGCCGGCCTGCGGGAAAGCCATGTACATGACGTTGTGATCACCAAGGAAGCCCCCAACTACAGAGTGGAGAGTAATTAA
- a CDS encoding alpha/beta fold hydrolase, producing the protein MGWKKIKRLILFFMAVAVFYQAGRQFFLEEEWAARNYLHEQVKSAFPDAMEHAARGYGLSRWKSGKRLKGAALMPGESDLPVVVLIHGLDEPGRIWMDLAPVLDEKGNAVLMMSYPNDQRITASARLFFEALKGLPRPHGRELVIIGHSMGGLVSREMLTSPEIGYARAQAGGLVPPVSDLIMVGTPNHGSQLARFRFFMEFREQFLNFFEEDTTLLQGMLDGTGAAGLDLIPGSVFLNRLNSRPHPTGVNLHVIAGGLSPWTSRDIRELARRMETLLPFEKQQAARSLEAALTEMGNTLGDGLVTIDSAILENIASTRVQGSHLTMIRNFTQGSGRVPPAIPVILKILGDKLK; encoded by the coding sequence ATGGGCTGGAAAAAAATTAAACGGCTGATTCTTTTTTTTATGGCGGTGGCGGTGTTCTATCAGGCCGGTCGGCAGTTTTTCCTGGAAGAGGAGTGGGCCGCCAGGAATTATCTGCATGAACAGGTGAAATCAGCCTTTCCCGATGCCATGGAACATGCGGCAAGGGGATACGGATTGTCCCGCTGGAAATCCGGCAAGCGGCTTAAGGGGGCCGCTTTGATGCCAGGGGAGTCTGATCTGCCTGTGGTGGTGCTGATCCACGGCCTGGACGAGCCGGGCCGGATTTGGATGGATCTGGCCCCGGTTCTGGATGAAAAAGGGAATGCCGTTCTGATGATGTCCTATCCAAATGACCAGCGCATTACCGCCTCGGCCCGCCTCTTCTTTGAGGCGTTAAAAGGTCTGCCCCGGCCCCATGGCCGGGAGCTTGTGATTATCGGCCACAGCATGGGGGGCCTGGTGTCAAGGGAGATGCTCACCTCTCCTGAAATCGGCTATGCACGCGCACAGGCTGGTGGTCTGGTCCCACCTGTGTCGGATCTGATCATGGTGGGCACGCCCAACCACGGGTCCCAACTGGCCCGGTTCCGTTTTTTCATGGAGTTCCGCGAGCAGTTCCTCAATTTTTTTGAGGAGGATACCACATTGCTCCAGGGGATGCTGGACGGTACCGGGGCGGCAGGCCTTGACCTGATACCGGGCAGTGTATTCCTCAACCGGCTCAACAGCCGTCCCCATCCGACGGGGGTCAATCTCCATGTCATTGCAGGGGGGCTCTCCCCCTGGACCAGCAGGGATATCAGGGAACTGGCCCGGAGAATGGAGACTTTGCTGCCCTTTGAAAAACAACAGGCGGCCAGGAGCCTTGAGGCTGCCCTGACCGAAATGGGCAACACTTTGGGTGATGGCTTGGTGACAATTGATTCGGCCATTCTTGAAAATATTGCGTCAACCCGGGTCCAAGGCAGCCATTTGACCATGATCAGGAATTTTACCCAAGGCAGCGGGCGTGTGCCCCCGGCCATACCGGTCATCCTGAAAATTCTGGGGGATAAATTAAAATGA
- a CDS encoding nitroreductase family protein, whose product MTLFSVDQDLCKRDGICAAECPMGIIKWKKEEIPTPAAAAGDLCINCGHCVAVCPHGALSLKNLASEDFLALDKTRALSPGQTEYFFRARRSIRNFKEKPVDKSTLEELIRLASFAPSGHNCQPVHWRILNGQDLVREHAAMVIDWMKLTKKENPELAKLLHLDMIIGAWKFKIDIVTRNAPTLILAQGHEANPMAPPACTIAMTYLDLAAQSFGVGTCWCGYFLRAATVYPPLAEKLGKNDGLLTHAVMMAGYPKFKYHRMPPRNTPKISWME is encoded by the coding sequence ATGACCTTGTTCTCCGTTGACCAGGACCTGTGCAAGCGAGACGGCATCTGCGCCGCTGAATGCCCCATGGGCATCATTAAATGGAAAAAAGAAGAGATTCCCACACCCGCTGCTGCGGCAGGGGATTTGTGCATTAACTGCGGCCATTGTGTTGCCGTATGCCCCCACGGTGCCCTGAGCCTCAAAAACCTGGCATCGGAAGACTTCCTCGCCCTTGATAAAACCCGGGCACTCAGCCCCGGGCAGACAGAGTATTTCTTCAGGGCCCGGCGCTCCATACGGAACTTCAAAGAAAAACCCGTTGACAAAAGCACATTGGAAGAACTCATCCGGCTGGCATCCTTCGCCCCGTCGGGCCACAACTGCCAGCCCGTCCACTGGCGGATTCTCAACGGACAGGATCTGGTCAGGGAACATGCCGCTATGGTCATCGACTGGATGAAACTCACCAAAAAGGAAAATCCTGAGCTGGCAAAGCTATTGCACCTGGATATGATCATCGGGGCATGGAAATTCAAAATAGACATCGTGACCCGCAACGCCCCCACCCTGATCCTGGCCCAGGGCCACGAGGCCAATCCCATGGCCCCTCCGGCATGCACCATCGCCATGACCTACCTGGACCTGGCCGCCCAGTCCTTTGGTGTGGGCACCTGCTGGTGCGGTTATTTTCTCAGGGCGGCCACCGTCTATCCTCCCCTGGCTGAAAAACTGGGTAAAAATGACGGACTGCTAACCCACGCCGTGATGATGGCGGGCTACCCCAAATTCAAATACCACCGGATGCCGCCGAGGAATACGCCGAAAATTTCCTGGATGGAATAA
- a CDS encoding threonylcarbamoyl-AMP synthase translates to MLLRVNPYNPQERQISKAVGILKKGGIVAYPTDTFYGIGCDIMNKKAIEKVYAIKQRVKTKPFSFICPDLKDIATYAKVSNMAYRHMKRLLPGPYTFVLPGSKMVPKIMLTKRRTAGIRVPDNEIALMLARELGNPIISTSATDPEGHVFEDPSLLHDYFAKRLDAVIDGGPVPGAPSSVISLVDDEPEIIRYGAGDVDVFE, encoded by the coding sequence ATGTTATTACGCGTCAACCCATATAATCCCCAGGAACGCCAGATCAGCAAGGCGGTGGGTATCCTGAAAAAAGGCGGCATTGTCGCATACCCGACAGATACATTTTACGGTATCGGCTGCGATATCATGAATAAAAAAGCCATTGAAAAGGTTTATGCCATCAAGCAGCGGGTAAAGACCAAGCCCTTCAGTTTTATCTGCCCGGACCTTAAGGACATCGCCACCTATGCCAAGGTGTCAAACATGGCCTACCGGCATATGAAGCGCCTGCTCCCCGGCCCCTACACCTTTGTCCTCCCCGGATCCAAAATGGTGCCCAAAATCATGCTGACCAAACGGCGGACAGCCGGCATCCGGGTACCAGATAATGAAATTGCCCTGATGCTGGCCAGGGAGCTGGGCAACCCGATTATCTCCACCTCTGCCACAGATCCCGAGGGCCACGTATTTGAAGACCCCTCGCTTCTCCATGATTATTTTGCCAAGCGCCTGGATGCGGTAATTGACGGCGGCCCCGTACCCGGGGCCCCCTCATCGGTGATCTCCCTGGTGGACGACGAGCCGGAAATCATCAGATACGGCGCAGGGGATGTGGATGTATTTGAGTAG